Proteins encoded in a region of the Oncorhynchus gorbuscha isolate QuinsamMale2020 ecotype Even-year linkage group LG16, OgorEven_v1.0, whole genome shotgun sequence genome:
- the LOC123999097 gene encoding transmembrane protein 98-like isoform X2 — protein sequence METVVIVAIGVLATIFLASFIALVVVCRHRYCHPHHLLHHFNSKPSVDLIGAMETQSEPSELELDDVVITNPHIEAILENEDWIEDASGLVSHCISILKICHTLTEKLVAMTMGSGAKVKAPASLSDIITVAKRISPRVDDVVRSMYPPLDPILLDARATALLLSVSHLVLVTRNACHMSGSMDWIDQSLHAAEDHMVVLREAALASEPERSLPGIDVQREQAI from the exons ATGGAGACGGTGGTGATCGTGGCCATTGGGGTGCTGGCCACCATCTTCCTGGCCTCCTTCATTGCCCTGGTGGTGGTGTGTCGACACCGCTACTGCCACCCCCACCACCTGCTGCACCACTTCAACTCCAA ACCCAGTGTTGACCTGATCGGTGCCATGGAGACCCAGAGTGAGCCGTCCGAGCTGGAGCTGGACGACGTGGTCATCACCAACCCTCACATCGAGGCCATCCTGGAGAACGAGGACTGGATCGAGGACGCCTC tGGATTGGTTTCACATTGTATCTCCATCTTAAAG ATCTGCCACACCCTGACTGAAAAGCTGGTTGCCATGACAATGGGCTCAGGCGCTAAGGTGAAAGCACCAGCCAGCCTCAGTGACATCATCACTGTGGCTAAACGCATCAGTCCGAG GGTGGATGACGTTGTGCGGTCAATGTACCCTCCCCTGGACCCCATACTTCTTGATGCCAG GGCCACCGCCCTCCTCCTGTCAGTCAGTCACCTGGTGCTGGTGACACGTAACGCCTGTCACATGTCTGGCAGCATGGACTGGATCGACCAATCACTGCACGCCGCTGAGGATCACATGGTGGTGCTGCGGGAGGCGGCGCTAGCATCTGAACCGGAACGGAGTCTACCTGGAATAGACGTGCAGAGAGAGCAGGCTATCTAG
- the LOC123999097 gene encoding transmembrane protein 98-like isoform X1, whose translation METVVIVAIGVLATIFLASFIALVVVCRHRYCHPHHLLHHFNSKPNGLTCWFEAISLWIEQSDFTALRPSVDLIGAMETQSEPSELELDDVVITNPHIEAILENEDWIEDASGLVSHCISILKICHTLTEKLVAMTMGSGAKVKAPASLSDIITVAKRISPRVDDVVRSMYPPLDPILLDARATALLLSVSHLVLVTRNACHMSGSMDWIDQSLHAAEDHMVVLREAALASEPERSLPGIDVQREQAI comes from the exons ATGGAGACGGTGGTGATCGTGGCCATTGGGGTGCTGGCCACCATCTTCCTGGCCTCCTTCATTGCCCTGGTGGTGGTGTGTCGACACCGCTACTGCCACCCCCACCACCTGCTGCACCACTTCAACTCCAA GCCCAATGGACTGACCTGCTGGTTTGAAGCTATAAGTCTATGGATTGAACAGAGCGACTTCACAGCACTAAG ACCCAGTGTTGACCTGATCGGTGCCATGGAGACCCAGAGTGAGCCGTCCGAGCTGGAGCTGGACGACGTGGTCATCACCAACCCTCACATCGAGGCCATCCTGGAGAACGAGGACTGGATCGAGGACGCCTC tGGATTGGTTTCACATTGTATCTCCATCTTAAAG ATCTGCCACACCCTGACTGAAAAGCTGGTTGCCATGACAATGGGCTCAGGCGCTAAGGTGAAAGCACCAGCCAGCCTCAGTGACATCATCACTGTGGCTAAACGCATCAGTCCGAG GGTGGATGACGTTGTGCGGTCAATGTACCCTCCCCTGGACCCCATACTTCTTGATGCCAG GGCCACCGCCCTCCTCCTGTCAGTCAGTCACCTGGTGCTGGTGACACGTAACGCCTGTCACATGTCTGGCAGCATGGACTGGATCGACCAATCACTGCACGCCGCTGAGGATCACATGGTGGTGCTGCGGGAGGCGGCGCTAGCATCTGAACCGGAACGGAGTCTACCTGGAATAGACGTGCAGAGAGAGCAGGCTATCTAG